The genome window ATACCCTTGCGATACAGTATAGgagtaattttgtaaatatataataagttagGATTACATATAAATGTGACAATGGTACAGTACAGTAAATCttgatgtatatattattattacaattaataaaaaagtaTTTCGTTGATGTAAGCACATTGTCAAAGTGTGTAAAACTTGAAATGGAGAAATTttctcaactttgaaaattggAACATAGTATAGCCTGTTTTCAattatcaaatttgaaaaattttagtAAGCGCCCCTTtatattcttcttttgtttttgtatttattactcaaaaagaaaaaaaaaaaaaaaagcaattaacaacacttaaaaattaaaacacacaattgaTGACATATTCTTACTTTTCCCCATTTTACTCAAATTTAATGATTTCGTTTAACCGGGAAAATAGCTAAGGCTGTCGCCGGCGCCGCCTCTACCTCAATGCTCCTCACCTTCAGCAGAGCCAAAGCCGCCGGATTTCATCTTTCCGCCGTCGTTCGACTAATCAAACCACCAAGGCTCCACCTTTCTACCGCCTCTCCATCCCCTGTCCACAACCCATCAAAACCCCTAACTAAACCGGACCTCAAAGCCCTCGTTCTCTCCCATTGCAGCCACGGCAAGTTCCACGGCCTCCTCCAAAACGTCGTCGCTTCGCCCGCCGTCCTCCTCGCGGCCTGTAACCGCCTCAGACCCAATGCCGtttcctcctcctccgccgccgccgccgagcCGCTCAATCTGGAAACCGTCTCGGCCGAATTCTTCTCCGTCGAAGAACTCGCCGCCCAGCTCGCCGGAAACCGGCTGGACGTCGATTCCTGCTGCCGCGCCATTCCTCCGATGAGCCGGCGAGGTAAACCGCTCGTTCTCCCTAATTTGAAGCTCAAAGTTGTTATGGAAGCCATTAGGATGGTTCTAGAAATCGTGTATGATGATCGCTTTGTTACATTTTCATACGGCGGCCGAGCCAATTTGGGCCGCCACACTGCAATTCGGTACCTGAAGAACTCTGTAGAGAACCCTAGTTGGTGGTTTACTGTTTCCTTTAACCCTAAAAAGTTTGGAACTAATCATGTTGATAAATTGTGCTTAtttattgaagagaaaattaaaGATAAGGGCTTGATTGATTTGGTGAAGAGGTTATGTGAATGTGAGGCTATTAGTATTGAATTGGGAGGGTGTTATTTAGGCAGAGGATTTCCTCAAGAATGTAGGTTAAGCCCAATGTTGATCAACATTTACTTCAACTCGTTCGATCACGAAATTCAGGAAATTAGGGTTAAAACGAGTAGGGAGAATCGAATTGGTGTTGTTGTTTCGAGCTCTTCTGATAGGGCGTTCTACAAGCCCCCGAAGATCTATGCGGTTAGGTATCTGGACGAGATACTAGTGATCACGTCTGGGACGAAATTGATGAGTATGGAGTTGAAGAGTCGGATTGTGAAGATGTTGGAGAAGGATTTGGCGTTGAGTGTTAGCAAGGAGAGAACGGTTATTCATAGTGCTGTTTCCGAGAAGATTGAGTTTTTGGGGATGGAGCTTCAGGCTGTTGCACCGTCCGTCTTGCATCCACCGATGTCCGAGAAGGCGATTAGGGCGAGGAAGAAGTATCTCAGACAGAAAGAAGTTAGACTCTTGGAACTGAAAAACGCGAGAGAGAGTAATAGGAAGAAATTGGGAATGAAGCTGTTGAATCACTCGTTTAAGAAATTGAAGCGGAGCGATGGGTTCAGATTCGACTTCCGGATTGAGAGCGAagtgagagagatttttaaAACCTGGTCTGAGGATGTCGTGAAACAGTTTTTGGAATCCGTGGATGAGCGTTGGGAATGGCATAGGCAACTGTCTGCGGGTGATTTTCTGTTGTTGGAAAGGATTAGAGAACAATTGCCCCGAGAGCTTATCGATGCTTATGACGATTTCCGGGATCAAGTCGACAAGTACTTGAATCCCGTGAAAGCCATAAAGGCAATAGAGGAGCACGAGAGAAGtttggaggaagaagaggagaGAAAGTATTCGGAAAGGACAGTCGAGGATTTAACAAAGTTGTGCATAAAAGTTGAAGCGCCAATAGAAACTGTTAGGAAAGCTATCAAACTGGCCGGGTTTACAAATCACATGGGTCGTCCTCGGCCAATTAGTTTACTCGTGGCTCTCGAAGATGTCGATATTATCAAGTGGTACGCCGGTATCGGGAGAAGGTGGCTCGAATTCTTTTGCTGTTGCCACAACTTCAAAAAAGTTAAAACCGTCGTAACTTACCATCTAAGATTCTCTTGCATCCTGACATTGGCCGAGAAGCACGAATCCACTAAGCGTGAGGCTATCAGACATTTCACGAAAGATCTGAAAGTCTTCAACACCGATAATGGAACTGAAGAAGTCCACTTCCCTACCGAAAGGGACGTGAAAACGATGGGAGATAACATTTTGTCCGATCCAATCCCTATAGACGGAGCTCTAACAATGGTTTGCATTAGACTGGCATCCGATGAGCCTTCGTATCGCTGTGCTGCTCATTTTTGCACCAGGAACGATACTATTGTCTACCGCATACGCTTATTGCAGAAAATTCTTAACCCCGACCCATCAAACGAGAAGTGGGTTCCAGGTATGGGCTCGATTCACGATAGTTTGAACAGGAAGTGTCTCCCCTTATGCCCCGTCCATATAAGCGAACTGTACATGGGTAGATTAAATCTTCAAGACGTTGATTGCAGCACGATTTTGAGTTTCGACTAATTAATTCTTCATAGTGTTTTTATCTTGAACTATAGTTATAGCCCCTCAACATCTTTATGTTgacatgtatgtatattttgGTAGCTGTAAAACAGAATTTATAAGACTTGTGTTTATATCATATTGATGTAAATGGAGAGGATAAAGATTGATTTATGTTTCTGTATTTGAGGACTCATTCCAACATCCTCTTTCAGTAGAATGATGTCTTCCATTGCATATGTTTGACAGTCATCTGATGTTTTGCTGTGCATCTCTATAACCATAATTTTTCTGTTAAAAAACTTTTACCAAATGAATTAACTAATCTGAATGTATAACCCTAACGGCTAGCTTAATCATTTGTCAACATTTTACAACATTGATATGACCTTAACAGatcttttaatgtttttttttttcctgatagTCCTAAATTATCCTTTCTTGATGCATGTATCAAGTTATTATATCCACTATACATCAACATCATGGCTGAATGGATAAcactaacctttttttttttttcctaaaatgagaagatttattattttataaaacacATATAATTTGGGTGAGAGAAGTTAACTCGTAGTCATTATTCGAGGATGTAAATTGGTTAAACTCGTTCATATGTGATAGCTCACAAATCAGACAAGAAAGGTAAACCGAAATAGGAAGCCCATGTATATATGATGGGCTCGGCCGAGGGTGTGTTAATAAGAATCGAATTTGTGACTTTTAGATATGAAAATCATTATCTACCCACTCGGTAACCCTTTTAAgggcaaaaaataaaacaaaaaacaaaaaaaaaaataacatacaCACACATTGTATGAATCAAACTTGCCAGCCTCAACTGAACAACAAGCACTTACTACTACACCATAAATTGTGGTTATTAATAATgaatacataattttattttcttatacttaacTTGTGTAGAG of Ipomoea triloba cultivar NCNSP0323 chromosome 3, ASM357664v1 contains these proteins:
- the LOC116014464 gene encoding nuclear intron maturase 3, mitochondrial, producing MLLTFSRAKAAGFHLSAVVRLIKPPRLHLSTASPSPVHNPSKPLTKPDLKALVLSHCSHGKFHGLLQNVVASPAVLLAACNRLRPNAVSSSSAAAAEPLNLETVSAEFFSVEELAAQLAGNRLDVDSCCRAIPPMSRRGKPLVLPNLKLKVVMEAIRMVLEIVYDDRFVTFSYGGRANLGRHTAIRYLKNSVENPSWWFTVSFNPKKFGTNHVDKLCLFIEEKIKDKGLIDLVKRLCECEAISIELGGCYLGRGFPQECRLSPMLINIYFNSFDHEIQEIRVKTSRENRIGVVVSSSSDRAFYKPPKIYAVRYLDEILVITSGTKLMSMELKSRIVKMLEKDLALSVSKERTVIHSAVSEKIEFLGMELQAVAPSVLHPPMSEKAIRARKKYLRQKEVRLLELKNARESNRKKLGMKLLNHSFKKLKRSDGFRFDFRIESEVREIFKTWSEDVVKQFLESVDERWEWHRQLSAGDFLLLERIREQLPRELIDAYDDFRDQVDKYLNPVKAIKAIEEHERSLEEEEERKYSERTVEDLTKLCIKVEAPIETVRKAIKLAGFTNHMGRPRPISLLVALEDVDIIKWYAGIGRRWLEFFCCCHNFKKVKTVVTYHLRFSCILTLAEKHESTKREAIRHFTKDLKVFNTDNGTEEVHFPTERDVKTMGDNILSDPIPIDGALTMVCIRLASDEPSYRCAAHFCTRNDTIVYRIRLLQKILNPDPSNEKWVPGMGSIHDSLNRKCLPLCPVHISELYMGRLNLQDVDCSTILSFD